One part of the Glycine soja cultivar W05 chromosome 11, ASM419377v2, whole genome shotgun sequence genome encodes these proteins:
- the LOC114377528 gene encoding uncharacterized protein LOC114377528, giving the protein MAGTYHNHQRHVLQLVMSCRKITAQVTNTTTSSIIAMASSSEQEFVAHYRAQLNRFPRSHRFWDAKVASRVGEKLGFRLREIGVTTVQIDPREEQSRPVHYRVMLSPLFHSIKNAGIHVSGVD; this is encoded by the coding sequence ATGGCCGGTACCTACCATAACCACCAGCGGCACGTGCTACAGCTGGTGATGTCGTGCCGGAAAATCACCGCCCAGGTCACAAACACCACCACATCCTCCATCATAGCCATGGCTTCATCATCGGAGCAGGAATTCGTGGCTCACTACCGCGCTCAGCTTAATCGCTTCCCCAGATCGCACCGCTTCTGGGACGCTAAAGTGGCCTCTCGCGTCGGGGAGAAGCTAGGGTTCCGCCTCAGAGAAATCGGCGTCACCACCGTCCAAATCGACCCTCGCGAGGAACAGTCCCGTCCCGTCCATTACCGCGTCATGCTCTCCCCCTTGTTCCATTCCATAAAAAACGCCGGCATCCACGTTTCCGGCGTTGACTAA